A genomic segment from Juglans regia cultivar Chandler chromosome 14, Walnut 2.0, whole genome shotgun sequence encodes:
- the LOC109001511 gene encoding FT-interacting protein 1-like isoform X1: protein MKLVVVVADAHDLIPKDGEGSASSFVEVDFDNQSSRTKTIPKNLNPIWNQTLLFDFDETKNYHYQAIEISVYNERKPISGRNFLGQVRIPCSNIVKKGEEAYQRFQLQRKWFFSSVKGEIGLKIYITPEFDPKSPPPSSPTKASSSRPPPPLNTPPISENTNLQVKTLATVPKTKVPFVKTPKTTTTETVNEISIVAVENNSSSPVAAVESTGADPAEEREEVKELVEERARRVQHIYKHQFVQHPGVSIDKRSQSVPFTMHQVNPQGHPSHQDDYDLKDTNPQLGERWPNGAGYGGRGWMSSERFTSTYDLVEQTFHLYVRVVKAKELPPSSITSSCDPYVEVKLGNYKGRTKHYEKKLNPEWNQVFAFSKDRIQSSVLEVFVKDKEMVGRDDYLGRVVFDLNEIPTRVPPDSTLAPQWYRLEDRRGQGKVKGEIMLAVWMGTQADEAFPEAWHSDAASVYGEGVFNIRSKVYVSPKLWYLRVNVIEAQDVMPNDRNRLPEVFAKAQVGNQVLKTKICPTPTTNPLWNEDLVFVAAEPFEEQLFITVEDRMHPSKDEVLGKISLPLETFERRLDHRAVHSRWFNLEKFGFGVLEADRRKELKFSSRIHLRVCLEGGYHVLDESTMYTSDQRPTARQLWKQPVGILEVGILSAQGLLPMKMKDGRGSTDAYCVAKYGQKWVRTRTIPDTLSPKWNEQYTWEVYDPCTVVTLGVFDNCHLGGGERSTGNAAKDSQIGKVRIRLSTLEAHRVHTHAYPLLVLQPRGVKKMGELQLAVRFTTLSLANMVYVYGHPLLPKMHYLHPFTVNQVDSLRYQAMNIVAARLGRAEPPLRKEVVEYMLDIDSHMWSMRRSKANFFRVFSLLSGMFSVSRWFGDVCNWKNPITSFLVHILFLILIWYPELILPTLFLYMFLIGLWNYRFHPRHPPHMDTKLSWAEAVHPDELDEEFDTFPTSRPHDIVRMRYDRLRSVAGRIQTVVGDIATQGERFQSLLSWRDPRATGLFILFCLCAAVVLYVTPFRVVALLAGLYYLRHPRFRSKLPSVPSNFFKRLPTQTDSLL from the coding sequence CAGACACTTCTCTTTGATTTTGATGAAACAAAAAACTATCATTACCAAGCCATTGAAATTTCAGTTTACAACGAGAGGAAACCAATTTCTGGCAGAAACTTCCTTGGTCAAGTAAGAATTCCTTGCTCAAATATTGTCAAGAAAGGTGAGGAAGCTTATCAGAGATTCCAATTACAAAGGAAGTGGTTCTTCTCATCTGTAAAAGGTGAGATTggactaaaaatatatattacaccAGAATTTGACCCAAAATCTCCTCCCCCATCATCTCCAACAAAAGCCTCGAGTTCTCGACCTCCACCTCCTCTTAATACTCCTCCCATTTCAGAAAATACAAATCTCCAAGTGAAAACACTAGCCACTGTTCCAAAAACAAAAGTTCCTTTTGTCAAAACTCCAAAAACAACCACAACAGAAACCGTAAACGAAATTTCTATAGTTGCTGTTGAAAACAATTCCAGTTCCCCAGTTGCAGCAGTTGAGTCTACTGGTGCTGATCCTgctgaagagagagaggaggtaAAAGAACTTGTAGAAGAGAGAGCACGAAGAGTCCAACACATATACAAACACCAATTTGTGCAGCATCCAGGCGTATCAATAGATAAACGATCACAAAGTGTCCCATTCACCATGCACCAAGTCAATCCACAAGGCCATCCTAGCCACCAAGACGACTATGATTTGAAAGACACCAACCCACAACTTGGTGAGAGATGGCCAAATGGTGCAGGATATGGCGGAAGAGGATGGATGAGCAGTGAGAGATTTACAAGCACTTACGATCTTGTTGAGCAGACGTTTCATCTGTATGTTCGGGTGGTGAAAGCAAAAGAGCTTCCTCCTAGTTCCATCACAAGTAGTTGTGATCCTTATGTGGAAGTCAAGCTAGGAAACTATAAAGGAAGAACCAAGCATTATGAGAAGAAACTGAATCCAGAGTGGAATCAGGTCTTTGCTTTCTCAAAAGACCGAATTCAGTCATCAGTATTAGAAGTTTTTGTAAAGGATAAAGAAATGGTGGGAAGGGATGATTATCTGGGACGAGTGGTTTTTGACCTGAATGAGATTCCAACCAGGGTTCCACCTGACAGCACACTGGCGCCTCAGTGGTACAGACTGGAGGACCGGCGGGGACAAGGGAAGGTAAAGGGCGAGATCATGCTGGCAGTTTGGATGGGAACACAGGCTGATGAAGCCTTCCCAGAGGCATGGCATTCAGATGCGGCTTCTGTATATGGAGAGGGTGTTTTCAACATTCGGTCAAAGGTGTACGTATCTCCCAAACTCTGGTACCTCAGGGTAAATGTTATTGAAGCTCAGGATGTGATGCCCAATGACAGAAACCGCCTCCCAGAAGTTTTTGCCAAAGCTCAGGTTGGAAACCAAGTGCTCAAAACCAAGATATGTCCAACCCCAACTACCAACCCACTTTGGAATGAAGATTTAGTGTTTGTAGCAGCTGAGCCTTTTGAAGAGCAGTTGTTCATTACCGTTGAGGATCGTATGCATCCTTCGAAAGATGAGGTGTTAGGAAAGATAAGCCTACCGCTGGAGACATTTGAAAGGCGACTTGACCACCGAGCAGTTCATTCTCGATGGTTCAATCTTGAGAAATTTGGTTTTGGAGTCTTGGAAGCTGACAGGAGGAAAGAACTCAAGTTCTCAAGCAGAATTCACCTGAGAGTTTGTCTTGAAGGTGGATACCATGTACTAGATGAATCAACTATGTACACAAGTGATCAAAGGCCAACAGCAAGGCAGCTATGGAAACAACCAGTTGGGATATTGGAAGTGGGCATTTTGAGTGCACAGGGGCTTCTCCCAATGAAGATGAAGGATGGCCGAGGAAGTACGGACGCTTATTGCGTAGCAAAGTATGGCCAGAAATGGGTTCGAACAAGAACAATCCCCGACACTTTGAGTCCCAAGTGGAACGAGCAGTACACATGGGAAGTTTACGATCCTTGCACAGTCGTAACATTGGGGGTTTTCGACAATTGCCACTTGGGTGGAGGGGAGAGATCAACAGGCAATGCAGCAAAAGACTCGCAGATTGGAAAGGTGCGGATTCGACTATCAACACTTGAAGCTCATAGGGTACATACACATGCTTACCCACTTCTTGTTCTACAACCACGCGGAGTAAAGAAAATGGGGGAGCTCCAACTAGCGGTTCGTTTCACTACACTCTCTCTAGCTAATATGGTATACGTTTATGGGCATCCTTTGCTTCCTAAAATGCATTACTTGCATCCTTTCACGGTGAACcaagtggacagtttgagatacCAAGCCATGAATATTGTAGCAGCAAGGCTTGGTAGAGCCGAACCGCCTCTCAGAAAAGAGGTAGTGGAGTATATGTTGGATATAGATTCCCACATGTGGAGTATGAGAAGAAGCAAAGCCAACTTCTTTCGAGTTTTTTCACTTCTTTCAGGCATGTTTTCTGTGAGCCGATGGTTTGGTGACGTTTGCAACTGGAAGAACCCCATCACATCATTTCTGGTTCATATACTTTTTCTGATATTGATTTGGTACCCAGAGCTTATACTTCCAACTCTCTTCCTCTACATGTTCCTCATTGGGTTATGGAACTATAGGTTCCACCCCCGACACCCGCCTCATATGGATACTAAACTCTCATGGGCAGAGGCAGTGCACCCTGATGAGCTTGACGAGGAATTTGACACATTTCCTACTTCAAGACCGCATGATATAGTTCGGATGCGGTATGACAGACTTAGAAGCGTCGCAGGGAGGATTCAAACAGTGGTGGGAGACATAGCAACACAGGGGGAGAGATTTCAGTCTCTTCTCAGCTGGAGAGACCCAAGAGCGACTGGCCTCTTCATATTGTTCTGTCTTTGTGCAGCTGTGGTGCTTTATGTGACACCATTCAGAGTAGTGGCTCTGCTTGCAGGCTTGTATTACTTGCGGCATCCTAGGTTCCGGAGTAAGCTGCCTTCTGTACCCAGCAATTTCTTTAAGAGATTACCAACTCAGACAGACAGCTTACTGTGA
- the LOC109001511 gene encoding FT-interacting protein 1-like isoform X2, whose product MKLVVVVADAHDLIPKDGEGSASSFVEVDFDNQSSRTKTIPKNLNPIWNQTLLFDFDETKNYHYQAIEISVYNERKPISGRNFLGQVRIPCSNIVKKGEEAYQRFQLQRKWFFSSVKGEIGLKIYITPEFDPKSPPPSSPTKASSSRPPPPLNTPPISENTNLQVKTLATVPKTKVPFVKTPKTTTTETVNEISIVAVENNSSSPVAAVESTGADPAEEREEVKELVEERARRVQHIYKHQFVQHPGVSIDKRSQSVPFTMHQVNPQGHPSHQDDYDLKDTNPQLGERWPNGAGYGGRGWMSSERFTSTYDLVEQTFHLYVRVVKAKELPPSSITSSCDPYVEVKLGNYKGRTKHYEKKLNPEWNQVFAFSKDRIQSSVLEVFVKDKEMVGRDDYLGRVVFDLNEIPTRVPPDSTLAPQWYRLEDRRGQGKVKGEIMLAVWMGTQADEAFPEAWHSDAASVYGEGVFNIRSKVYVSPKLWYLRVNVIEAQDVMPNDRNRLPEVFAKAQVGNQVLKTKICPTPTTNPLWNEDLVFVAAEPFEEQLFITVEDRMHPSKDEVLGKISLPLETFERRLDHRAVHSRWFNLEKFGFGVLEADRRKELKFSSRIHLRVCLEGGYHVLDESTMYTSDQRPTARQLWKQPVGILEVGILSAQGLLPMKMKDGRGSTDAYCVAKYGQKWVRTRTIPDTLSPKWNEQYTWEVYDPCTVVTLGVFDNCHLGGGERSTGNAAKDSQIGKVRIRLSTLEAHRVHTHAYPLLVLQPRGVKKMGELQLAVRFTTLSLANMVYVYGHPLLPKMHYLHPFTVNQVDSLRYQAMNIVAARLGRAEPPLRKEVVEYMLDIDSHMWSMRRSKANFFRVFSLLSGMFSVSRWFGDVCNWKNPITSFLVHILFLILIWYPELILPTLFLYMFLIGLWNYRFHPRHPPHMDTKLSWAEAVHPDELDEEFDTFPTSRPHDIVRMRYDRLRSVAGRIQTVVGDIATQGERFQSLLSWRDPRATGLFILFCLCAAVVLYVTPFRVVALLAGLYYLRHPRFRISQV is encoded by the coding sequence CAGACACTTCTCTTTGATTTTGATGAAACAAAAAACTATCATTACCAAGCCATTGAAATTTCAGTTTACAACGAGAGGAAACCAATTTCTGGCAGAAACTTCCTTGGTCAAGTAAGAATTCCTTGCTCAAATATTGTCAAGAAAGGTGAGGAAGCTTATCAGAGATTCCAATTACAAAGGAAGTGGTTCTTCTCATCTGTAAAAGGTGAGATTggactaaaaatatatattacaccAGAATTTGACCCAAAATCTCCTCCCCCATCATCTCCAACAAAAGCCTCGAGTTCTCGACCTCCACCTCCTCTTAATACTCCTCCCATTTCAGAAAATACAAATCTCCAAGTGAAAACACTAGCCACTGTTCCAAAAACAAAAGTTCCTTTTGTCAAAACTCCAAAAACAACCACAACAGAAACCGTAAACGAAATTTCTATAGTTGCTGTTGAAAACAATTCCAGTTCCCCAGTTGCAGCAGTTGAGTCTACTGGTGCTGATCCTgctgaagagagagaggaggtaAAAGAACTTGTAGAAGAGAGAGCACGAAGAGTCCAACACATATACAAACACCAATTTGTGCAGCATCCAGGCGTATCAATAGATAAACGATCACAAAGTGTCCCATTCACCATGCACCAAGTCAATCCACAAGGCCATCCTAGCCACCAAGACGACTATGATTTGAAAGACACCAACCCACAACTTGGTGAGAGATGGCCAAATGGTGCAGGATATGGCGGAAGAGGATGGATGAGCAGTGAGAGATTTACAAGCACTTACGATCTTGTTGAGCAGACGTTTCATCTGTATGTTCGGGTGGTGAAAGCAAAAGAGCTTCCTCCTAGTTCCATCACAAGTAGTTGTGATCCTTATGTGGAAGTCAAGCTAGGAAACTATAAAGGAAGAACCAAGCATTATGAGAAGAAACTGAATCCAGAGTGGAATCAGGTCTTTGCTTTCTCAAAAGACCGAATTCAGTCATCAGTATTAGAAGTTTTTGTAAAGGATAAAGAAATGGTGGGAAGGGATGATTATCTGGGACGAGTGGTTTTTGACCTGAATGAGATTCCAACCAGGGTTCCACCTGACAGCACACTGGCGCCTCAGTGGTACAGACTGGAGGACCGGCGGGGACAAGGGAAGGTAAAGGGCGAGATCATGCTGGCAGTTTGGATGGGAACACAGGCTGATGAAGCCTTCCCAGAGGCATGGCATTCAGATGCGGCTTCTGTATATGGAGAGGGTGTTTTCAACATTCGGTCAAAGGTGTACGTATCTCCCAAACTCTGGTACCTCAGGGTAAATGTTATTGAAGCTCAGGATGTGATGCCCAATGACAGAAACCGCCTCCCAGAAGTTTTTGCCAAAGCTCAGGTTGGAAACCAAGTGCTCAAAACCAAGATATGTCCAACCCCAACTACCAACCCACTTTGGAATGAAGATTTAGTGTTTGTAGCAGCTGAGCCTTTTGAAGAGCAGTTGTTCATTACCGTTGAGGATCGTATGCATCCTTCGAAAGATGAGGTGTTAGGAAAGATAAGCCTACCGCTGGAGACATTTGAAAGGCGACTTGACCACCGAGCAGTTCATTCTCGATGGTTCAATCTTGAGAAATTTGGTTTTGGAGTCTTGGAAGCTGACAGGAGGAAAGAACTCAAGTTCTCAAGCAGAATTCACCTGAGAGTTTGTCTTGAAGGTGGATACCATGTACTAGATGAATCAACTATGTACACAAGTGATCAAAGGCCAACAGCAAGGCAGCTATGGAAACAACCAGTTGGGATATTGGAAGTGGGCATTTTGAGTGCACAGGGGCTTCTCCCAATGAAGATGAAGGATGGCCGAGGAAGTACGGACGCTTATTGCGTAGCAAAGTATGGCCAGAAATGGGTTCGAACAAGAACAATCCCCGACACTTTGAGTCCCAAGTGGAACGAGCAGTACACATGGGAAGTTTACGATCCTTGCACAGTCGTAACATTGGGGGTTTTCGACAATTGCCACTTGGGTGGAGGGGAGAGATCAACAGGCAATGCAGCAAAAGACTCGCAGATTGGAAAGGTGCGGATTCGACTATCAACACTTGAAGCTCATAGGGTACATACACATGCTTACCCACTTCTTGTTCTACAACCACGCGGAGTAAAGAAAATGGGGGAGCTCCAACTAGCGGTTCGTTTCACTACACTCTCTCTAGCTAATATGGTATACGTTTATGGGCATCCTTTGCTTCCTAAAATGCATTACTTGCATCCTTTCACGGTGAACcaagtggacagtttgagatacCAAGCCATGAATATTGTAGCAGCAAGGCTTGGTAGAGCCGAACCGCCTCTCAGAAAAGAGGTAGTGGAGTATATGTTGGATATAGATTCCCACATGTGGAGTATGAGAAGAAGCAAAGCCAACTTCTTTCGAGTTTTTTCACTTCTTTCAGGCATGTTTTCTGTGAGCCGATGGTTTGGTGACGTTTGCAACTGGAAGAACCCCATCACATCATTTCTGGTTCATATACTTTTTCTGATATTGATTTGGTACCCAGAGCTTATACTTCCAACTCTCTTCCTCTACATGTTCCTCATTGGGTTATGGAACTATAGGTTCCACCCCCGACACCCGCCTCATATGGATACTAAACTCTCATGGGCAGAGGCAGTGCACCCTGATGAGCTTGACGAGGAATTTGACACATTTCCTACTTCAAGACCGCATGATATAGTTCGGATGCGGTATGACAGACTTAGAAGCGTCGCAGGGAGGATTCAAACAGTGGTGGGAGACATAGCAACACAGGGGGAGAGATTTCAGTCTCTTCTCAGCTGGAGAGACCCAAGAGCGACTGGCCTCTTCATATTGTTCTGTCTTTGTGCAGCTGTGGTGCTTTATGTGACACCATTCAGAGTAGTGGCTCTGCTTGCAGGCTTGTATTACTTGCGGCATCCTAGGTTCCGGA